GGGTGTATTATCAAGTAGCCCGAAAAAGCGGTTACGACCAGTTCAACTCCTTTCTCTACACCACTCTCATGAGCACCTTTTACTGGGAATATGGCATTGAGGCCTTTGCCGAAGTACCGTCTATTCAAGATCTAATTGTTACTCCCATTGGTGGCTGGTTATATGGCGAATGGGCCTTCCAAACCGAACAGCGCATTCGCGCCAGTGGCGGTGAAGTAATGGGTTCGACTAGGTTGGGGAACGCTTCCTTGTTTTTACTGGACCCTGTAGAAAGTATTGCTAAGGGTATTAACCGAGTTACCGGGAATGACACCATAAAAACAGGCATTACTTTTAACACCAGCAATCCAGTGCAAACGCCAAGTGAGGTTCGCGCTAAAGAATCCTACTACGGCTTCACCCTACATTTTCATTACTAATTAGCACTAGCCATCTAACAGTCACGGACGACTTAAGTTCACTTTTCTCCACCTTCCTTTGGTAATAAAGCCTAAATGAACTCGGCCTCTTTGCTTGCCAATGCCATTACTTTCTCACTCATTTAAACAAGCTCGCTTTACTTTCAACTAGGCGTACTACAGCTAAGTAATACCCAACAAAAAACGACACCCAAAGGGTGCCGTTAATGAAAGAGTCTAAGCCTAGTTAAAACTAGCTTTCTTGAATTAGCTCAATGCTCAACTCATTACCTAGGCTAGGGTCAGGATTGACTAAAGAATGCGTCAGTCTTGGTAACACAATAAAAAGTAACAACATAAAGGCAATAAAATAGCTTTGTTTCATCATTTATCCTCCAATCTTTAGCCAACTCGGCCATTTCTAGTTGGCTCTATAAGCTGATAGTCAGACGCTTGCAAGCCCAATACTTTTGGCAAGGTGGCACCAATACCTACCGAGGAAAAGGTGCCAATAACAATCCCGCTAAATAAGGCGATAGCAAAAGCTTGTAGTGGAGCGCCAGCCAATAACCAAATACAAGCAACGGTTAACAAAGTAGTACCAGATGTCACCAAGGTGCGGGTCATTGTCGACGCCAAAGCACGGTTAATTTGGGTATCGAGTTCTATTTTGCTGCTGGCCCGTAAGTACTCTCTTATCCTGTCGCCAATCACTATCGAGTCATTCAGGGAGT
The Agarivorans aestuarii DNA segment above includes these coding regions:
- a CDS encoding DUF3943 domain-containing protein, with amino-acid sequence MIKPVAAALALTFSTTSFAESSSSNLFPEVTLFNAANGEDQERLWSQTKLMFGLGAGVIGALYLMPESVTNWDKSEIGRGNMAQKWWDNVRQGPVWDDDHWAINYIGHPYFGGVYYQVARKSGYDQFNSFLYTTLMSTFYWEYGIEAFAEVPSIQDLIVTPIGGWLYGEWAFQTEQRIRASGGEVMGSTRLGNASLFLLDPVESIAKGINRVTGNDTIKTGITFNTSNPVQTPSEVRAKESYYGFTLHFHY